In Pseudomonas fluorescens, one genomic interval encodes:
- a CDS encoding lipocalin-like domain-containing protein translates to MRINRVALLFALLLLGGCDQPAPEQKGFAGLGDQAAQFTAVVPGRVFSFPADHGAHDGFRIEWWYVTANLKDRQGHDFGVQWTLFRSALKPAAEQPGWANQTIWLGHAAVTSATVHHAAERYARGGVGQAGVNVAPFEAWIDDWRFASQAQDPLTDLQLSASDKAFSYQLHLTSSRPLVLQGDNGFSRKSEQGQASYYYSQPFFQASGTLQIDGQTYTVSGPAWLDREWSSQPLAANQTGWDWFSLHLDSGESLMLFRTRQTDGAPYLTGTWINADGQTETLHGAQIKLTPQDTAKVAGRKMPVRWSISIPDKHLDISLDALNPDAWMNLRIPYWEGPVRISGSHGGRGYLEMTGY, encoded by the coding sequence ATGAGGATTAACCGGGTTGCGCTACTGTTCGCGCTGCTGCTGTTGGGCGGCTGCGATCAGCCTGCGCCTGAGCAGAAGGGCTTCGCCGGGCTTGGCGATCAGGCTGCGCAGTTCACCGCCGTGGTGCCGGGGCGTGTGTTCAGCTTCCCGGCAGATCACGGCGCACATGATGGTTTTCGTATCGAGTGGTGGTATGTCACCGCCAATCTCAAGGACCGGCAGGGTCACGATTTCGGTGTGCAATGGACGCTGTTTCGCAGTGCGTTAAAGCCTGCGGCAGAGCAACCGGGCTGGGCCAACCAGACAATCTGGCTCGGCCATGCCGCCGTGACGTCGGCCACCGTGCACCATGCCGCCGAGCGCTATGCCCGGGGCGGAGTAGGGCAGGCCGGGGTGAACGTCGCGCCGTTCGAGGCGTGGATCGATGATTGGCGCTTCGCCAGTCAGGCGCAGGATCCGCTGACCGATCTGCAACTCAGTGCCAGCGACAAAGCTTTCAGCTATCAATTGCACCTCACCTCCAGTCGTCCACTGGTGTTGCAAGGTGACAACGGTTTCAGCCGAAAATCCGAACAGGGTCAGGCTTCGTACTACTACAGTCAGCCGTTTTTTCAGGCCAGCGGCACCCTGCAAATCGACGGCCAGACCTACACCGTCAGCGGCCCGGCGTGGCTGGATCGTGAATGGAGCAGTCAGCCGCTGGCAGCCAATCAGACCGGGTGGGACTGGTTTTCCCTGCACCTGGACAGTGGTGAGTCGCTGATGCTGTTTCGCACCCGGCAAACCGACGGCGCGCCGTATCTGACCGGCACCTGGATCAACGCCGACGGCCAGACCGAAACCCTGCACGGCGCGCAGATCAAACTCACGCCTCAGGACACCGCCAAAGTCGCCGGACGTAAGATGCCGGTGCGCTGGTCGATCAGCATTCCCGACAAACACCTCGACATCAGCCTCGACGCGCTCAATCCCGACGCCTGGATGAACCTGCGCATCCCTTACTGGGAAGGGCCGGTGCGGATCAGCGGCAGCCATGGCGGGCGCGGCTATCTGGAAATGACCGGGTACTGA
- a CDS encoding ABC transporter permease has protein sequence MNVFWQTLRALLSHWRRHPVQFFSVLTGLWLATSLLTGVEALNSQARDSYARASQMIGGEPQASLATPSGATFTQQWFIDLRRAGWPVSPLLQGRLMLKDHPDQRLQLMGIEPVSLPTDAAVAGQAMPIERIVAFFSPPGSTWISPETLHALGLTEGATPQTASGQTLPPLHAQKDMAPGMLLVDIGVAQTVLEQPGQLSRLLLPKDFHGELPAAFNGRLQLKSSAEENNLSRLTESFHLNLDALGFLSFLVGLFIVHAAIGLALEQRRGLLRTLRACGVSARMLIGCLVVELGVLALAGGVFGVISGYWLASVLLPDVAASLRGLYGAEVAGQLRLSPWWWFSGIGLSLFGALLAGANSLLRAARLPLLAVADPQAWHQQHARWLRRQGWLAAVLGLIALLALLFGDSLGSGFVLMAGLLLGAALALPVVLSAVLNPLLGLSRSVLGQWFLADCRQQLPALSLALMALLLALSANIGAGSMTAGFRQTFDDWLEQRLSAELYLNPVNPAQSREMYAWLKQQPNVSAVLPNWQVAVTLQGWPADVFGVIDHPYYRQHWPLLEAIAGDPWAHLANDDSVMLSEQLARRLKVRAGNHLNVPTPGGAWSPRIVGIYADYGNPKGHVLVNSNHLLRLWPSLTPNRFNLRIAPPDIPPFLSALQTRFQLDDSRIVDQARLKGWSVQVFERTFAATAALNSLTLAVAGVALFISLLTQSQSRLGQLAPLWALGVTRRQLMLLNLGQTWLLAVLTLVLALPLGIALAWCLDAVINVQAFGWRLPLRIFPLQLLQLLGLALLATLLASAWPLYSLYRTQPADLLRTFAHED, from the coding sequence GTGAACGTTTTCTGGCAAACCCTGCGCGCGCTACTCAGCCATTGGCGGCGGCATCCGGTGCAGTTCTTCAGTGTGCTGACCGGGTTGTGGCTGGCGACCAGCCTGCTGACCGGGGTCGAGGCGCTGAACAGTCAGGCCCGCGACAGTTACGCCCGGGCCAGCCAGATGATCGGCGGCGAACCTCAGGCCAGTCTGGCCACACCGAGCGGTGCGACGTTCACCCAGCAGTGGTTCATCGATCTGCGCCGCGCAGGCTGGCCGGTGTCGCCGCTGCTGCAAGGCCGGCTGATGCTCAAGGATCATCCGGATCAGCGGCTGCAACTGATGGGCATCGAACCGGTGTCGCTGCCGACGGACGCTGCGGTGGCCGGGCAGGCGATGCCGATCGAGCGCATCGTCGCGTTCTTCTCGCCGCCGGGCAGCACGTGGATTTCACCGGAAACCCTGCACGCCTTGGGCCTGACCGAAGGCGCCACGCCGCAAACCGCCAGCGGCCAGACGCTGCCGCCGCTGCACGCGCAAAAGGACATGGCACCGGGCATGTTGCTGGTCGACATCGGCGTCGCGCAAACCGTGCTCGAACAGCCCGGGCAACTGTCACGCTTGTTACTGCCCAAGGATTTTCATGGCGAGCTGCCGGCCGCGTTCAATGGCCGGCTGCAGCTCAAAAGCAGCGCCGAGGAAAACAATCTTTCGCGCCTGACCGAGAGCTTTCACCTCAACCTGGATGCCTTGGGCTTTCTCTCGTTTCTGGTCGGACTGTTCATCGTGCACGCGGCGATCGGTCTGGCACTGGAACAACGTCGCGGCCTGCTGCGTACGTTGCGCGCCTGCGGGGTCAGTGCGCGGATGTTGATCGGCTGTCTGGTCGTCGAGCTCGGTGTGTTGGCGTTGGCTGGCGGGGTGTTCGGAGTCATCAGCGGTTACTGGCTGGCGAGCGTGTTGCTGCCGGATGTCGCCGCCAGCCTGCGCGGCCTTTATGGCGCGGAAGTGGCGGGGCAGTTGCGCCTGAGTCCGTGGTGGTGGTTCAGCGGTATTGGTTTGAGCCTGTTCGGCGCGTTGCTGGCCGGTGCCAACAGTCTGCTGCGTGCGGCACGCTTGCCGCTGTTGGCGGTGGCGGATCCGCAGGCCTGGCATCAGCAACATGCGCGCTGGTTGCGCCGTCAGGGTTGGCTGGCGGCGGTGCTGGGACTGATCGCGCTGCTGGCGTTGCTATTCGGTGACAGCCTTGGCAGTGGATTTGTGTTGATGGCCGGGTTGCTGCTCGGCGCTGCGCTGGCGTTGCCGGTGGTGCTCAGCGCGGTGCTCAATCCGTTGCTCGGGCTTAGTCGCTCGGTACTCGGTCAGTGGTTTCTCGCCGATTGCCGCCAGCAACTGCCGGCACTCAGTCTGGCGCTGATGGCGCTGCTGCTGGCGCTGTCGGCCAATATCGGCGCCGGCAGCATGACCGCCGGTTTTCGCCAGACCTTCGACGACTGGCTCGAACAGCGCCTCAGTGCCGAGCTGTACCTCAACCCGGTCAATCCGGCGCAATCGCGCGAGATGTACGCCTGGCTCAAGCAACAGCCGAACGTCAGCGCGGTGCTGCCCAACTGGCAAGTCGCGGTGACCCTGCAAGGCTGGCCGGCGGATGTCTTCGGGGTGATCGATCATCCTTATTATCGCCAGCACTGGCCGTTGCTCGAGGCGATTGCCGGAGATCCGTGGGCGCATCTGGCGAACGACGATTCAGTGATGCTCAGCGAACAACTGGCACGACGGCTGAAGGTGCGGGCGGGGAATCATTTGAACGTGCCGACACCGGGCGGGGCGTGGTCACCGCGGATCGTCGGGATCTACGCCGACTACGGCAATCCCAAGGGGCACGTGCTGGTCAACAGCAATCATCTGCTGCGGCTGTGGCCGTCACTGACGCCGAACCGTTTCAACCTGCGCATCGCGCCGCCCGATATCCCGCCGTTTTTGTCTGCGCTGCAAACGCGCTTTCAGCTCGATGACAGCCGCATCGTCGATCAGGCGCGGCTCAAGGGGTGGTCGGTGCAGGTTTTCGAACGCACTTTCGCCGCCACCGCCGCGCTCAACAGCCTGACTTTGGCGGTGGCCGGTGTCGCGCTGTTCATCAGCCTGCTGACTCAGAGCCAGAGCCGCCTAGGGCAACTGGCGCCGCTGTGGGCCTTGGGCGTGACGCGCCGCCAGTTGATGCTGCTCAACCTCGGCCAGACCTGGCTGCTGGCGGTGTTGACGCTGGTGCTGGCGTTGCCATTGGGGATCGCGTTGGCGTGGTGTCTGGATGCGGTGATCAACGTGCAGGCATTCGGCTGGCGCTTGCCGTTGCGGATCTTTCCGCTGCAACTGCTGCAGTTGCTCGGGCTGGCGTTGCTGGCGACGCTGTTGGCCTCGGCGTGGCCGCTGTATTCGTTGTACCGCACGCAACCGGCGGATCTGCTGAGGACGTTTGCCCATGAGGATTAA
- a CDS encoding ABC transporter ATP-binding protein translates to MLQVQGVFKSYLTPQGPLPVLQGIDLTLEPGSSLALMGESGSGKSTLLHLIAGLDKVDRGSIRSGEHRLESMNEAQLADWRRTEIGLVFQQFNLIGSLRVEDNLAFQARLAGRHEPRWQAHLVQRLGLGELLKRYPEQLSGGQQQRVALARALASRPKLLLADEPTGSLDEATSDEVLRLLLELLDDTPTTLLMVTHSPRVAARLAQRVVLSSGRLT, encoded by the coding sequence ATGCTTCAGGTTCAAGGCGTGTTCAAAAGTTACCTCACCCCCCAAGGCCCGTTACCGGTGCTGCAAGGCATCGACCTGACCCTCGAGCCCGGCAGCAGTCTGGCGCTGATGGGCGAATCCGGCAGCGGCAAAAGCACCTTGCTGCACCTGATCGCCGGCCTCGACAAGGTTGATCGCGGCAGCATCCGCAGCGGCGAGCATCGGCTGGAAAGCATGAACGAAGCGCAATTGGCCGACTGGCGGCGCACTGAAATCGGTCTGGTGTTCCAGCAGTTCAACCTGATCGGCAGCCTGCGGGTCGAGGACAATCTGGCGTTTCAGGCGCGTCTGGCCGGGCGCCATGAGCCGCGCTGGCAGGCGCATCTGGTGCAGCGTCTGGGGTTGGGCGAGTTGCTCAAGCGTTACCCCGAACAGCTTTCTGGCGGCCAGCAGCAGCGGGTGGCTTTGGCCCGAGCCTTGGCGTCGCGGCCAAAACTGTTGCTGGCCGACGAACCCACCGGCAGCCTCGACGAAGCCACCAGCGATGAAGTGCTGCGCCTGTTGCTCGAGCTGCTCGACGACACGCCGACCACGCTGTTGATGGTCACCCACAGCCCACGCGTGGCGGCGCGGTTGGCGCAGCGGGTGGTGTTGTCCAGTGGCCGGCTGACGTGA
- a CDS encoding sulfatase-like hydrolase/transferase: MFRYAKEVLLIVYLLLYSEYYVDRLNAIGVGFAVLLFGAMFLALTLALYLTAYICQALIRHLFAITLFVSAVFFDVYTRVAADYLSYSSFVSLVYSGGFIQEAAYQYRDAIIHGALSGLLLLFGIGLKPRHALVVPNALRVAAPVCGVLLLSAVLFLRAGEGARGLPIMYTPLAYLNLFAYEALHNTVGPREPVTLARNAVAINHDIVLIIDESISGNYLDINAPFGVHSNLNQAHPGVDIFNYGYAASIANCSADTNVTLRYGGTRADYMRINSTLPSIWQYAKKAGLRTVYIDAQRTAGNLQNLMTDTEKKDIDEFVQFDQTSVRDRDMAAAAKLIELLNDDQPELVVINKVGAHFPVHDKYPDAFMAYRPTLPRGQFTEVADTGKRDGFNGQPDDWVLYRNAYKNTVLWNVGEFFARVFAQANLHNALLIYTSDHGQDLHERGNPGLNTHCGGDPVEEEGLVPLVVIQGDQLHGPDWAQALPANKDRSSHYNIFPTLLQLMGYDLAGVEALYGKPLTLPTADDFTFNYRFNARLGAKPEWKHIDLKTIVTPGAAATSVATGD, from the coding sequence ATGTTCAGATATGCCAAAGAAGTACTTTTAATTGTTTATTTGCTGCTTTATTCCGAATATTACGTTGATCGGTTAAATGCTATCGGCGTCGGTTTTGCTGTACTTCTTTTTGGCGCGATGTTTTTGGCGCTTACTTTAGCGTTATATCTAACGGCTTATATTTGTCAGGCTCTCATTCGCCACTTGTTCGCAATAACACTGTTTGTCTCGGCGGTGTTTTTCGATGTCTATACCCGGGTCGCCGCGGATTACCTGAGCTACAGCAGTTTTGTCTCGCTGGTGTACTCCGGCGGCTTCATTCAGGAGGCCGCCTATCAGTATCGCGACGCGATCATTCATGGCGCGCTCAGTGGTCTGCTGTTGCTGTTCGGCATCGGTCTGAAACCGCGCCATGCACTGGTGGTGCCCAACGCGTTGCGTGTGGCGGCGCCGGTGTGTGGTGTGCTGCTGTTGAGCGCAGTGTTGTTCCTGCGGGCGGGCGAGGGCGCGCGCGGTTTGCCGATCATGTACACGCCGCTGGCCTATCTGAACCTGTTCGCTTATGAAGCGCTGCACAACACGGTCGGCCCGCGCGAGCCGGTGACGCTGGCGCGCAACGCAGTGGCGATCAATCACGACATCGTGCTGATCATCGACGAAAGCATTTCCGGCAATTATCTGGACATCAACGCGCCGTTCGGAGTGCACAGCAACCTTAATCAGGCGCATCCGGGCGTCGACATTTTCAACTACGGCTACGCCGCATCCATCGCCAATTGCAGCGCCGACACCAACGTCACGTTGCGCTACGGCGGCACCCGCGCCGATTACATGCGCATCAACAGCACGCTGCCGTCGATCTGGCAGTACGCGAAAAAGGCCGGGTTGCGCACGGTGTACATCGACGCTCAGCGCACTGCCGGCAATCTGCAGAACCTGATGACCGACACCGAGAAAAAAGACATCGATGAATTCGTCCAGTTTGACCAGACCAGCGTGCGCGACCGCGACATGGCTGCCGCCGCCAAGCTGATCGAATTGCTCAACGATGATCAGCCGGAGTTGGTGGTGATCAACAAGGTCGGCGCGCATTTCCCGGTGCACGACAAATACCCCGACGCCTTCATGGCCTACCGTCCGACCTTGCCGCGCGGGCAATTCACCGAAGTGGCGGATACCGGTAAGCGCGACGGTTTCAACGGCCAGCCGGATGACTGGGTGCTGTACCGCAACGCCTACAAGAACACCGTGCTGTGGAATGTCGGCGAGTTCTTCGCCCGGGTATTTGCCCAGGCCAATTTGCACAATGCGCTGCTGATCTACACCTCCGATCACGGCCAGGACCTGCATGAACGCGGCAACCCCGGGCTCAATACCCACTGCGGTGGCGATCCGGTGGAGGAAGAAGGGCTGGTGCCACTGGTGGTGATTCAGGGCGATCAACTGCACGGGCCAGACTGGGCGCAAGCGTTGCCGGCGAACAAGGACCGCTCCAGCCACTACAACATTTTTCCGACGCTGCTGCAGTTGATGGGGTATGACCTGGCGGGAGTCGAGGCGCTGTACGGCAAACCGTTGACGCTGCCGACGGCGGACGACTTCACCTTCAACTACCGCTTCAATGCGCGGCTGGGGGCCAAGCCTGAGTGGAAGCATATTGATCTGAAGACCATCGTCACGCCGGGTGCGGCGGCGACCAGTGTGGCGACCGGGGATTGA
- a CDS encoding UDP-glucose dehydrogenase family protein, whose amino-acid sequence MDVSVFGTGYVGLIQAAALADVGHRVLCVDIDPNKIKQLQQAVPPISEPGLSSTLEENIKAGRLLFSTQASDAVEHAELIFIAVGTPADEDGSADLTHVLNVAREIASHMEADRTLIIKSTVPVGTADQVAAKASEELQRRGRSSLKVRVVSNPEFLKEGSALADCMRPDRIIVGTRDDEAREQMSELYAPFCRNHEKLMFMDNRSAELTKYAANAMLATRISFMNELANLTELLGADIEAVRKGIGSDPRIGYHFIYPGCGFGGSCFPKDLRALLHTAEHNGMPLKLLRSVTDVNDSQRHILFGKLKAQFPQGLAGKSIAIWGLAFKPNTDDMREAPSRYLMDALWAEGASVQAYDPEAMSECRRLYGYRNDLHLCATRDDTLEDADALVICTEWKNFRVVDFELLASKLRSKVIVDGRNLYNPEHVAAAGLHYSGIGLRHIAPEGLRP is encoded by the coding sequence ATGGACGTGAGCGTATTTGGCACCGGCTATGTCGGATTAATTCAAGCCGCCGCACTTGCAGATGTAGGGCATCGGGTTTTATGTGTCGATATTGACCCCAACAAGATCAAGCAACTGCAACAAGCTGTGCCACCTATTAGTGAGCCAGGTCTTTCCAGCACCCTCGAAGAAAACATCAAGGCCGGCCGCTTGCTCTTTAGCACCCAGGCCAGCGACGCGGTGGAGCATGCCGAGCTGATTTTCATCGCCGTGGGCACGCCGGCCGATGAAGACGGTTCCGCCGACCTGACCCACGTGCTCAACGTCGCCCGGGAGATCGCCTCGCACATGGAGGCCGATCGCACCCTGATCATCAAGTCCACGGTGCCGGTCGGCACGGCGGACCAGGTCGCCGCCAAGGCCAGCGAAGAGTTGCAGCGCCGTGGCCGCAGCAGCCTCAAAGTGCGGGTGGTGTCCAACCCCGAATTCCTCAAGGAAGGCAGCGCCCTCGCCGATTGCATGCGCCCGGACCGGATCATCGTCGGCACCCGCGATGACGAAGCCCGCGAGCAGATGAGCGAGCTGTACGCGCCGTTCTGCCGTAACCACGAAAAGCTGATGTTCATGGACAACCGCAGCGCCGAGCTGACGAAGTACGCGGCCAACGCGATGCTCGCCACGCGCATCAGCTTCATGAACGAACTGGCCAACCTCACCGAACTGCTCGGCGCCGACATCGAAGCGGTGCGCAAAGGCATCGGCTCCGACCCGCGCATCGGCTACCACTTCATTTACCCCGGTTGCGGCTTCGGCGGTTCATGCTTCCCCAAGGATCTGCGCGCCCTGCTGCACACCGCCGAACACAACGGCATGCCGCTGAAATTGCTGCGCAGCGTCACCGACGTCAACGACAGCCAGCGGCACATCCTCTTCGGCAAACTCAAGGCGCAGTTTCCGCAGGGTCTGGCCGGCAAGTCGATTGCGATTTGGGGCCTGGCGTTCAAACCCAATACCGATGACATGCGCGAAGCCCCCAGCCGCTACCTGATGGACGCGCTGTGGGCCGAAGGCGCCAGCGTGCAGGCCTACGATCCGGAAGCCATGTCCGAATGCCGGCGCCTGTACGGCTATCGCAACGACCTGCACCTGTGCGCCACCCGCGACGACACCCTGGAAGATGCCGATGCGCTGGTGATCTGCACCGAGTGGAAGAATTTTCGCGTAGTGGATTTCGAGCTGCTGGCGAGCAAGCTGCGCTCGAAAGTGATTGTCGACGGTCGCAACCTCTACAACCCGGAACACGTGGCCGCCGCCGGTCTGCATTACAGCGGCATCGGCCTGCGCCACATCGCTCCGGAAGGACTGCGCCCATGA
- a CDS encoding NAD-dependent epimerase has translation MKILVTGAAGFIGAHCVLRLMRDGHAVVGLDNFNGYYDPQLKHDRVQWVRDQVGHFPLARIDLADAAAIEALFVREQPQVVIHLAAQAGVRYSLENPKAYLDSNLCGFLNILEGCRHHPVEHLIYASSSSVYGANQHTPYSVHDGVNHPLSLYAATKKANELMAHSYSHLFGIPCTGLRFFTVYGPWGRPDMSPIQFARAITEGTPLKLFNYGEHQRDFTYIDDIVESIARLTDHPPHNHPEWDREHPDAGSSMAPWCLFNIGGHHPVELKTYLALMEKHLGQKAIVELLPLQPGDVLNTCAETDDLAQATGFQPRIELDEGLGRFIAWFRDYYPTAYRPRAARG, from the coding sequence ATGAAAATCCTGGTCACCGGCGCAGCCGGCTTCATTGGCGCCCATTGCGTGTTGCGGCTGATGCGCGACGGGCATGCGGTGGTCGGCCTGGATAACTTCAACGGCTATTACGACCCGCAACTGAAACACGATCGGGTGCAATGGGTGCGCGATCAGGTCGGGCATTTCCCGCTGGCGCGGATCGATCTGGCCGATGCCGCCGCGATTGAAGCGCTGTTTGTCCGCGAGCAACCGCAAGTGGTGATCCACCTCGCGGCGCAGGCCGGGGTGCGCTACTCGCTGGAAAATCCGAAGGCCTACCTCGACAGTAACCTCTGCGGTTTCCTGAATATTCTCGAAGGCTGCCGGCACCATCCGGTGGAGCACTTGATCTACGCCTCGTCGAGCTCGGTGTATGGCGCCAACCAGCACACGCCGTACTCGGTGCATGACGGGGTGAATCACCCGCTGTCGCTGTACGCCGCGACCAAAAAAGCCAACGAGCTGATGGCCCACAGTTACAGCCATCTGTTCGGCATTCCCTGCACCGGTCTGCGCTTTTTCACCGTGTACGGGCCATGGGGTCGGCCCGACATGTCGCCGATCCAGTTCGCTCGGGCGATCACCGAAGGCACGCCGCTGAAGCTGTTCAACTACGGCGAGCACCAGCGCGATTTCACTTATATAGACGACATCGTCGAAAGCATCGCGCGCCTCACCGACCATCCGCCGCACAACCACCCGGAGTGGGATCGTGAACATCCCGACGCGGGCAGCAGCATGGCGCCGTGGTGTCTGTTCAACATCGGCGGCCACCACCCGGTGGAGCTGAAAACCTATCTGGCACTGATGGAAAAACACCTCGGCCAGAAAGCCATTGTCGAGCTCTTGCCCCTGCAACCGGGCGATGTGCTCAACACCTGTGCCGAGACCGATGATCTGGCCCAGGCCACCGGGTTCCAGCCCCGGATCGAGCTGGATGAAGGACTGGGGCGTTTCATCGCCTGGTTTCGCGACTACTACCCCACTGCCTATCGCCCACGCGCCGCTCGCGGCTGA
- a CDS encoding sugar transferase, with protein MTGHEQGVPINQMRRDKRMDPEHRMRLDSAIHMQGRGWLTGRDGGRPWTLSRTNRVLACFGALLILVVFSPLLLGLALAIKFTSPGPVMFVQKRTGYRGRTFGMYKFRTMVCNAEELKESLRHLNKHGVDAIDFKIDKDPRITGIGGFLRRTSLDELPNLFNVVSGDMRLVGPRPTSFNAYRYKDNHLARLSIYPGMTGLWQISGRSNIDFDQRVELDLSYIAEQSLLLDLKILLKTPFKVFSGHGAS; from the coding sequence ATGACTGGACATGAACAAGGTGTACCGATCAATCAGATGCGCCGTGACAAGCGCATGGATCCCGAGCACCGAATGCGCCTCGATTCCGCCATCCACATGCAGGGCCGTGGCTGGTTGACCGGCCGCGATGGTGGCCGGCCATGGACGCTGTCACGCACCAACCGGGTATTGGCCTGCTTCGGTGCGCTGCTGATTCTGGTGGTGTTTTCGCCGCTGCTGCTGGGCCTGGCGCTGGCCATCAAATTCACCAGCCCGGGACCGGTGATGTTCGTGCAGAAACGCACCGGTTATCGCGGCCGCACCTTCGGCATGTACAAGTTCCGCACCATGGTCTGCAACGCCGAAGAACTCAAGGAATCGCTACGCCACCTCAACAAGCACGGGGTCGACGCCATCGACTTCAAGATCGACAAGGATCCACGCATCACCGGCATCGGCGGTTTCCTGCGGCGTACCAGCCTCGATGAACTGCCCAACCTGTTCAACGTGGTCAGCGGTGACATGCGCCTGGTCGGCCCGCGGCCGACTTCGTTCAACGCCTACCGCTACAAGGACAACCACCTTGCGCGCCTGAGCATCTACCCCGGCATGACCGGCCTGTGGCAGATCTCCGGGCGCAGCAACATCGACTTCGACCAGCGCGTTGAGTTGGACCTCAGCTATATCGCCGAGCAAAGCCTTTTGCTTGATCTGAAGATCTTGTTGAAAACCCCCTTCAAAGTATTCAGCGGCCACGGAGCAAGCTAA
- a CDS encoding CpsD/CapB family tyrosine-protein kinase, with product MDGSTNKSLSIANPSESNLISTVLDLDLRILFLTAANPGAGTTTSALALASQLAQMSSGQVLLVDASQSAGNLTQQLNLGKERGLRDLLFNPDNPPLLQDCVVQVSSLPFHVLPNGRPIRTLEHLTAERLSPLLDRLGTQYRFVVIDGDAVYSAADTLVLATQVDGVVFVVRAEDTRWEVAQAAVQRLTQAGAKVVGSVFNRRKYYMPKWLYKNL from the coding sequence ATGGACGGTTCAACCAACAAAAGCCTGAGCATTGCCAACCCCAGCGAATCGAACCTGATTTCGACCGTGCTGGATCTGGATCTGCGGATCCTGTTCCTGACCGCCGCCAACCCCGGCGCGGGCACCACCACCAGTGCCCTCGCACTGGCCAGCCAACTGGCGCAGATGAGCAGCGGCCAGGTGTTGCTGGTCGATGCCAGTCAGTCGGCAGGCAACCTCACGCAGCAATTGAACCTGGGCAAAGAGCGCGGCCTGCGCGACCTGCTGTTCAACCCGGACAACCCGCCGCTGTTGCAGGACTGCGTGGTGCAGGTCTCGAGCCTGCCTTTCCATGTGCTGCCCAATGGCCGGCCGATCCGCACCCTCGAACACCTGACCGCCGAGCGCCTGAGCCCGCTGCTCGACCGCCTGGGCACCCAGTACCGCTTCGTGGTGATCGACGGCGACGCGGTGTATTCCGCCGCCGACACGCTGGTGCTCGCCACTCAGGTCGATGGCGTGGTGTTCGTGGTCCGCGCTGAGGACACCCGCTGGGAAGTCGCCCAGGCCGCCGTGCAACGTCTGACCCAGGCCGGGGCAAAAGTGGTCGGCAGCGTGTTCAACCGGCGCAAGTACTACATGCCCAAGTGGCTCTACAAAAACCTGTAA
- a CDS encoding polysaccharide biosynthesis/export family protein, which yields MNAKILVLLMLPLAGCSSTSETQNMPVNILTATPANAQATDMPKVEQTLRPQDVLDVIFHISTSGSDAYRVQSGDQIGLNFTAASQLNGNQLVLPDGTINLPGANTSVKIAGLTADEARDEIQRAYQRKQLFQPNRNQLTVQVISPLTNEQNLKSALNHPATGMSREITVGNDGYASFPEIGAVPLQGMTINQLETFLNQKYAQLPGRMSVDVMLKSTAGNEIYVLGEVGQPGSYPIRRPVSVLEALTLARGTNVKARLDSVVIMRRNGNQVQAVHYDVEKALSGDASQIAYLQPDDMLFVPKTKLASAGDLARQLADVVLFQGVGFSFGYRVDNKSSSSN from the coding sequence ATGAACGCCAAGATACTTGTTCTGCTGATGCTGCCGCTTGCAGGCTGCTCCAGCACTTCCGAAACCCAGAACATGCCGGTGAACATTCTCACCGCCACCCCGGCCAATGCCCAGGCCACCGATATGCCCAAGGTCGAACAGACCCTGCGCCCGCAAGACGTGCTGGATGTGATCTTCCACATCAGCACCAGCGGTTCGGACGCTTACCGCGTGCAGTCGGGTGACCAGATCGGCCTGAACTTCACCGCCGCCAGCCAGCTCAATGGCAACCAGTTGGTGCTGCCCGACGGCACCATCAACCTGCCCGGCGCCAACACCTCGGTGAAAATCGCCGGCCTGACCGCCGACGAGGCTCGCGATGAAATCCAGCGTGCTTACCAGCGCAAACAGCTGTTCCAGCCCAACCGCAATCAGCTGACCGTGCAGGTCATCAGCCCGCTGACCAATGAGCAGAACCTGAAAAGCGCACTGAATCACCCGGCCACCGGCATGAGCCGCGAGATCACCGTGGGCAATGACGGTTATGCAAGCTTTCCGGAAATCGGCGCCGTGCCGCTGCAAGGCATGACCATCAACCAACTGGAAACCTTCCTTAACCAGAAATACGCGCAATTGCCGGGGCGGATGAGCGTCGATGTGATGCTCAAGTCCACCGCCGGCAACGAGATCTACGTGCTCGGCGAAGTCGGCCAACCGGGTTCCTACCCGATCCGCCGTCCAGTGTCGGTGCTTGAAGCGCTGACCCTGGCGCGCGGCACCAACGTCAAGGCGCGCCTCGACTCGGTGGTGATCATGCGGCGCAACGGCAACCAGGTGCAGGCCGTGCACTACGACGTGGAAAAAGCCCTGTCGGGCGATGCGTCGCAGATCGCCTACCTGCAACCGGACGACATGCTGTTCGTACCAAAAACCAAACTGGCGAGTGCCGGCGATCTCGCCCGGCAACTGGCCGACGTGGTGTTGTTCCAGGGCGTGGGCTTCAGCTTCGGCTACCGCGTCGACAACAAAAGCAGCAGCAGTAACTGA